One window of the Nocardia huaxiensis genome contains the following:
- a CDS encoding GntR family transcriptional regulator: MDTTDVAGVGASTNRMPKSYRVRAELEALLGQLGEGDPLPSERELALRCGVARETVRQALRELLVEGRIRRQGRGTVVSRPKMVQPLSLRSYTEGALKFGRTPGRLLVDWSDVPADPDTARDLGVDPDTPVMHLERILLADGERIGLESTFMPLDRFATLRETYDPTTSLYAAVRATGVVYAAATERIETVLASPREAALLECTTALPMLLLHRRSVDIDDRPVERVRSLYRGDRIAFQAGLRDEPTP, from the coding sequence ATGGACACAACGGATGTCGCAGGGGTGGGCGCCTCCACGAACCGCATGCCCAAGTCGTATCGGGTGCGCGCGGAACTCGAAGCCCTGCTCGGCCAACTGGGGGAGGGCGACCCGCTGCCGTCGGAGCGCGAACTGGCGTTGCGCTGCGGCGTGGCCCGCGAAACCGTGCGGCAGGCGCTGCGAGAACTGCTGGTGGAGGGCCGGATTCGCCGTCAGGGTCGCGGCACCGTGGTCTCGCGCCCGAAAATGGTGCAGCCCTTGTCCTTACGCTCCTACACCGAGGGTGCGCTGAAGTTCGGCCGCACGCCCGGCCGCCTCCTGGTCGACTGGTCCGACGTCCCCGCCGACCCGGATACCGCCCGCGATCTCGGCGTCGACCCCGACACCCCGGTCATGCATCTGGAACGCATCCTGCTCGCGGACGGCGAACGCATCGGCCTGGAAAGCACTTTCATGCCCCTGGACCGTTTCGCCACCCTCCGTGAAACCTACGACCCCACCACCTCCCTCTACGCGGCGGTCCGCGCCACCGGCGTGGTGTACGCCGCGGCCACCGAACGCATAGAAACCGTCCTCGCCTCCCCTCGGGAGGCGGCCCTGCTCGAATGCACGACCGCCCTCCCGATGCTGCTGCTCCACCGCCGCAGCGTCGACATCGACGACCGCCCGGTGGAACGCGTCCGCTCCCTCTACCGTGGCGACCGCATCGCCTTCCAGGCCGGCCTGCGCGACGAGCCGACCCCCTAA
- a CDS encoding TIGR03364 family FAD-dependent oxidoreductase, giving the protein MRLVIIGGGILGTAHALAAIGRGHDVVHLEREAEARGATVRNFGLVWVSGRSATELEITLRSRQLWEEIGGKVPGVGFRPAGSMTLVRTEAELAVAEAAVRSASAAERGFELLDPERVRAINPALRGKFLAGLHCSKDAAVESRQALPALRRYMEATGRYTFFAGTEARTITGTAVFDDHGRRHDGDLVLVCPGAAHAGFTRELVGELPVRRVRLQMMQTAPLGEPLTTAVADGDSFRYYPAFRGAELDRLNLEEAQPFTAAQHKMQLLCVQRLHGGLTIGDTHEYDEPFNFDVDEAPYEHLTAVAEELLGRKLPTVVRRWAGVYSQSIDPGAIVTRAQAADNVWVITGPGGRGMTLGPALGEETADLLSL; this is encoded by the coding sequence ATGCGATTGGTCATCATCGGAGGCGGAATCCTCGGCACCGCCCACGCCCTCGCGGCGATCGGGCGCGGACACGACGTCGTACACCTGGAGCGCGAGGCCGAGGCCCGCGGCGCCACCGTCCGCAACTTCGGCCTGGTGTGGGTGTCGGGGCGCAGCGCCACCGAACTCGAGATCACGCTGCGGTCCCGGCAGCTGTGGGAGGAGATCGGCGGCAAGGTGCCGGGCGTCGGCTTCCGGCCCGCCGGATCCATGACGCTGGTGCGCACCGAGGCCGAACTCGCCGTCGCCGAGGCCGCCGTGCGCAGCGCGTCGGCCGCCGAGCGCGGGTTCGAACTGCTGGATCCCGAGCGGGTGCGCGCGATCAACCCCGCCCTGCGCGGCAAATTCCTTGCCGGACTGCACTGTTCGAAGGACGCGGCGGTGGAGTCGCGCCAGGCGCTGCCCGCGCTGCGCCGCTATATGGAGGCCACCGGACGCTACACCTTCTTCGCCGGCACCGAGGCCCGGACCATCACCGGCACAGCGGTTTTCGACGATCACGGCCGCCGCCACGACGGCGATCTGGTGCTCGTCTGCCCGGGTGCGGCACACGCCGGATTCACCCGCGAACTCGTCGGCGAACTCCCGGTCCGCCGGGTGCGGTTGCAGATGATGCAGACCGCCCCGCTGGGCGAACCGCTCACCACCGCCGTCGCCGACGGCGACAGCTTCCGCTACTACCCGGCCTTCCGGGGCGCGGAACTGGATCGGCTGAATCTCGAAGAGGCGCAACCCTTCACGGCCGCACAGCACAAGATGCAGCTGCTGTGCGTGCAGCGGCTGCACGGCGGGCTCACCATCGGCGACACCCACGAATACGACGAGCCGTTCAACTTCGATGTGGACGAGGCCCCCTACGAGCACCTCACCGCCGTCGCGGAGGAACTGCTCGGGCGCAAGCTGCCGACCGTCGTGCGGCGCTGGGCCGGCGTGTACAGCCAGAGCATCGATCCGGGCGCCATCGTGACCCGCGCGCAGGCCGCCGACAACGTCTGGGTGATCACCGGGCCGGGCGGACGCGGCATGACCCTGGGTCCCGCACTCGGCGAGGAAACCGCCGACCTGCTCTCGCTGTGA
- a CDS encoding phosphonatase-like hydrolase translates to MSDKKIELAVLDMAGTTVADGGLVLRAFEEAATAAGIPPEGTEREGARQYVIDTMGQSKIVVFRALLGDEDRAQLANRAFEAAYDEFAATAVAPIPGAAEAITALRAAGVKVALTTGFSRATQDKLLNALGWNDIADLTLSPADAGRGRPYPDMVLTALLRLGIDAVDQVAVLGDTASDIATGLAAGARIVAGTLTGAHDEQQLRAAGATHVVPSITEFAQLLLAERG, encoded by the coding sequence TTGTCCGACAAGAAGATCGAACTGGCCGTCCTGGACATGGCGGGCACCACCGTGGCCGACGGCGGGCTGGTGCTGCGCGCCTTCGAGGAGGCCGCCACCGCCGCCGGGATTCCCCCCGAAGGCACCGAACGCGAGGGCGCGCGGCAGTACGTCATCGACACCATGGGGCAGTCCAAGATCGTCGTCTTCCGGGCGCTGCTCGGCGACGAGGACCGGGCGCAGCTGGCCAATCGCGCCTTCGAAGCCGCCTACGACGAATTCGCCGCCACCGCCGTCGCCCCGATTCCCGGTGCGGCCGAAGCGATCACGGCCCTGCGGGCGGCCGGCGTCAAGGTGGCGCTGACCACCGGATTCAGCCGCGCCACCCAGGACAAGCTGCTGAACGCACTGGGCTGGAACGATATCGCCGATCTCACCCTTTCGCCCGCGGACGCCGGGCGCGGCCGCCCCTACCCGGACATGGTGCTGACCGCGCTGCTGCGCCTCGGCATCGACGCCGTGGATCAGGTTGCGGTGCTGGGCGATACGGCCAGCGATATCGCCACCGGGCTGGCCGCCGGCGCGCGGATCGTCGCGGGCACGCTCACCGGCGCGCACGACGAACAGCAGCTGCGTGCGGCCGGGGCCACCCACGTCGTTCCCTCCATCACCGAATTCGCCCAGCTGCTGCTGGCCGAACGTGGCTGA
- a CDS encoding 2-aminoethylphosphonate ABC transporter substrate-binding protein, with protein MRNQNNRLARTIARTALILTSATAVAFSLTACGGTGTESTDGQTVTVYSADGVGDWYKTQFAKFKEQTGIAVNLVEAGSGEVVNRVEKEQSNPQADVIVTLPPFMQKAEKSGLLQKSGVDFSGVPATDKDTDGDWVSLAGNYLCFIANPSVDAAKLTWDDLLKPEYQGKIQYSTPGQAGDGTAVLILLHQLYGKQGALDYLTKLQVNNVGPSSSTGKLQAKVDKGEILIANGDIQMNLANIKEKGSKFNLFFPAETGGKQSTVALPYLMGLAKGAPHSEAAKKLMGFLLSAEAQKTLVDAMAVPAREDVRNTPVPGGTSPAALIKNVTVVHPDWNAVLTDLDADVAAYNKATGS; from the coding sequence GTGCGTAATCAGAACAACCGCCTCGCACGCACCATCGCCCGGACCGCCCTGATCCTCACCTCCGCCACCGCCGTCGCGTTCAGCCTCACCGCCTGCGGCGGCACCGGCACCGAGTCCACCGATGGACAGACCGTCACCGTCTACTCCGCCGACGGTGTCGGCGACTGGTACAAGACCCAGTTCGCCAAGTTCAAGGAGCAGACCGGCATCGCGGTCAACCTGGTCGAAGCCGGCTCCGGCGAGGTCGTCAACCGGGTGGAGAAGGAACAGTCCAACCCGCAGGCCGACGTGATCGTCACGCTGCCGCCGTTCATGCAGAAGGCCGAGAAGAGCGGACTGCTGCAGAAGAGCGGCGTCGACTTCAGCGGCGTGCCCGCCACCGACAAGGACACCGACGGCGACTGGGTGTCGCTGGCGGGCAACTACCTGTGCTTCATCGCCAACCCGTCGGTCGACGCCGCCAAACTCACCTGGGACGACCTGCTGAAGCCGGAGTACCAGGGCAAGATCCAGTACTCCACCCCCGGCCAGGCCGGTGACGGCACCGCGGTGCTCATCCTGCTGCACCAGCTCTACGGCAAGCAGGGCGCGCTGGACTACCTGACCAAGCTGCAGGTCAACAATGTCGGGCCGTCCTCCTCGACCGGCAAGCTGCAGGCCAAGGTGGACAAGGGCGAGATCCTCATCGCCAATGGCGACATTCAGATGAACCTGGCCAATATCAAGGAGAAGGGGTCCAAGTTCAATCTCTTCTTCCCGGCCGAAACCGGCGGCAAGCAGTCCACCGTCGCGCTGCCGTACCTGATGGGGCTGGCCAAGGGCGCGCCGCATTCGGAGGCCGCCAAGAAGCTCATGGGCTTCCTGCTCTCGGCCGAGGCGCAGAAGACGCTGGTCGACGCCATGGCCGTGCCCGCGCGTGAGGACGTGCGCAACACCCCGGTCCCCGGCGGCACCAGCCCGGCCGCGCTGATCAAGAACGTCACCGTCGTGCATCCCGACTGGAACGCGGTCCTCACCGACCTCGACGCCGATGTGGCCGCCTACAACAAGGCCACCGGCAGCTAA
- a CDS encoding ABC transporter ATP-binding protein — MSSALTTTTATETTAAEPAIVFDRVGVSYGRGRKTTVALADFNLRVAAGETVALLGPSGSGKSTALKALAGFVRPTSGAVRLAGRDVTDLSPAKRGIGVVVQSYALFPHMRVHDNVAFGLKAHRVPRNEIGDRVAEALEMVGMGSYAKRLPRELSGGQQQRVAIARALAIRPKVLLLDEPLAALDAQLRQSMLGELQQLRKALPDTAMLYVTHDQAEALALADRIAVMRDARLVDIDTAHNLWQRPSTDFTAAFLGGANLLPCTVNHVSGTAALVTAGEHTLRAEAPAPGVTRPDWTPNAAAQLCVRPHTVRIVPLTERDALRGTVITSVWKGASTRLHLDITGLPVEITADVPGHSELTPGDHVGVRFPDPAGVLIPPAPGSDSAAAEPEVRA, encoded by the coding sequence ATGTCCTCCGCGTTGACGACCACCACGGCGACGGAAACCACCGCCGCCGAACCGGCCATAGTGTTCGACCGGGTCGGGGTCAGCTACGGCCGCGGCCGCAAAACCACTGTCGCACTGGCCGATTTCAACCTGCGCGTCGCCGCGGGGGAAACGGTTGCCCTGCTCGGCCCCAGCGGCTCCGGCAAGTCCACCGCGCTCAAGGCCCTGGCCGGATTCGTCCGGCCCACCTCGGGCGCGGTGCGGCTGGCCGGGCGCGACGTCACCGACCTCTCCCCCGCCAAGCGCGGGATCGGAGTGGTCGTGCAGTCCTACGCGCTGTTCCCGCATATGCGGGTGCACGACAATGTGGCCTTCGGATTGAAGGCACATCGGGTGCCGCGCAACGAGATCGGCGACCGGGTCGCCGAGGCGCTCGAGATGGTGGGGATGGGTTCCTACGCCAAGCGACTGCCCCGCGAGCTGTCCGGCGGGCAGCAGCAGCGAGTGGCGATCGCGCGGGCGCTGGCCATCCGGCCGAAGGTGCTGCTGCTCGACGAGCCCCTCGCCGCGCTGGACGCCCAACTACGGCAATCCATGCTCGGCGAACTCCAGCAGCTGCGAAAAGCCTTGCCGGACACCGCGATGCTGTACGTCACCCACGACCAGGCCGAAGCGCTGGCGCTGGCCGACCGGATCGCCGTCATGCGCGATGCCCGCCTGGTCGACATCGACACCGCCCACAACCTGTGGCAGCGGCCCTCCACCGATTTCACCGCCGCCTTCCTCGGCGGCGCGAACCTGCTGCCCTGCACCGTGAATCACGTCTCCGGCACGGCAGCCCTGGTCACCGCCGGTGAGCACACCCTGCGCGCCGAAGCCCCCGCCCCCGGCGTCACCCGCCCCGACTGGACCCCCAATGCCGCCGCGCAACTGTGCGTCCGGCCGCACACCGTGCGCATCGTGCCCCTCACCGAACGAGATGCCCTGCGCGGCACCGTGATCACCAGCGTCTGGAAGGGCGCTTCCACCCGCCTGCACCTGGACATCACCGGCCTCCCCGTGGAGATCACCGCCGACGTCCCCGGCCACAGCGAACTCACCCCCGGCGACCACGTCGGCGTCCGCTTCCCCGACCCCGCCGGCGTCCTCATCCCCCCGGCCCCCGGAAGCGATTCCGCCGCAGCCGAACCCGAGGTGCGCGCATGA
- a CDS encoding 2-aminoethylphosphonate ABC transporter permease subunit, translating into MTALLESAAPPGEPAPVEPRRSWQPVLWTLPPVLVVVLIAVYPISRVLWESTETKSGGRGTETWTQVLGSESFRNALWRTVMIAASSTLGCLVLGTFLAIVLAFVPFPGSGVVGRLIDTVLTLPSFLVTLAFTFLYGTAGAVNALIGEITGSTEPALNYLSTPWGVILAEITFFTPFVVRPLLAAFAQLPREQLDVASSLGASPWRVLGQVVLPEAWPALAAGGSLVLLLTLNEFGIVLFTGAKGVITLPALIYTRGIVTFDLPGAAVLATVQVLLSLTLYIGYRLVFARLTSARKES; encoded by the coding sequence ATGACCGCGCTGCTCGAATCCGCCGCTCCCCCTGGCGAACCCGCACCCGTCGAGCCGCGGCGGTCGTGGCAGCCGGTGTTGTGGACACTGCCGCCGGTGCTGGTGGTCGTTCTCATTGCCGTGTATCCGATTTCGCGGGTGCTGTGGGAGTCGACCGAGACGAAGTCGGGTGGGCGGGGCACGGAGACGTGGACTCAGGTTCTCGGGTCGGAGTCGTTCCGGAATGCCTTGTGGCGCACCGTGATGATCGCGGCGTCGTCCACACTGGGATGCCTGGTGCTGGGGACGTTTCTGGCGATCGTGCTGGCGTTCGTGCCGTTTCCGGGGTCGGGGGTGGTGGGGCGGCTCATCGATACCGTGCTCACGCTGCCGTCTTTTCTTGTGACACTGGCCTTTACCTTCCTGTACGGGACGGCCGGGGCGGTGAACGCGCTCATCGGGGAGATCACCGGCAGCACGGAACCGGCGCTGAACTACCTGTCGACGCCGTGGGGCGTCATTCTCGCGGAGATCACCTTCTTCACGCCGTTCGTGGTGCGGCCGCTGCTGGCGGCGTTCGCGCAGCTGCCCCGCGAACAACTGGATGTGGCCTCGAGTCTCGGGGCCTCACCCTGGCGGGTGCTCGGCCAGGTTGTGCTGCCGGAAGCCTGGCCGGCGCTCGCCGCGGGCGGCAGCCTCGTACTGCTGTTGACGCTCAACGAGTTCGGGATCGTGCTGTTCACCGGCGCGAAGGGTGTGATCACCCTGCCCGCGCTCATCTACACGCGCGGCATCGTGACCTTCGACCTGCCCGGCGCTGCGGTGCTGGCCACCGTGCAGGTGCTGCTGTCGCTGACCCTCTATATCGGTTACCGCCTGGTCTTCGCTCGCCTGACCAGCGCCCGGAAGGAGAGCTGA
- a CDS encoding ABC transporter permease, with translation MLVWTRRGRAAVLAVFALVVGVVFVAPIATVVAAALAGRWNGPLPSELGFANFGRALSGEQAASLSVSLQTALLAGGLALVLGTWAALASREAPEWLRRSTDAVFHIPVAVPSVAIGLGVLIAFNEQPLLLGGTKWIVILAHTVLVLAYAFSGVSAALDRLDPGYQQAAESLGAGPVRVLFRITLPLLLPALGAAAGLAVALSMGELGATIMVYPATWKTLPVTIFAETDRGEVFDAAASTTLLVLVTLLALVILGRLKGRAALR, from the coding sequence GTGCTGGTCTGGACTCGCCGCGGCCGCGCCGCCGTGCTCGCCGTGTTCGCGCTGGTGGTCGGCGTGGTGTTCGTGGCCCCGATCGCCACCGTGGTGGCCGCCGCGCTGGCCGGACGCTGGAACGGGCCGCTCCCTTCGGAACTCGGCTTCGCCAACTTCGGCCGCGCCCTCTCCGGTGAGCAGGCCGCCAGCCTCTCGGTGAGCCTGCAAACCGCGCTGCTGGCCGGTGGGCTGGCCCTGGTCCTCGGCACCTGGGCGGCGCTGGCCTCCCGCGAGGCCCCGGAGTGGTTGCGCCGCAGCACCGATGCCGTCTTCCACATCCCGGTCGCCGTCCCCTCGGTGGCCATCGGCCTGGGCGTCCTCATCGCCTTCAACGAGCAGCCGCTCCTGCTCGGCGGCACCAAATGGATTGTCATCCTGGCCCACACGGTCCTGGTCCTGGCCTACGCCTTCTCCGGCGTCTCCGCCGCCCTCGACCGCCTCGACCCCGGCTACCAGCAGGCCGCCGAATCCCTCGGCGCGGGCCCGGTCCGAGTCCTGTTCCGCATCACCCTCCCCCTGCTCCTGCCCGCCCTCGGCGCGGCAGCGGGCCTGGCGGTCGCCCTCTCCATGGGCGAACTGGGCGCGACGATCATGGTCTACCCCGCCACCTGGAAAACCCTGCCCGTCACCATTTTCGCCGAAACCGACCGCGGCGAAGTCTTCGACGCCGCCGCCAGCACCACCCTCCTGGTCCTGGTAACCCTGCTGGCCCTGGTCATCCTCGGCCGCCTGAAGGGCCGCGCCGCCCTGCGCTGA
- a CDS encoding DUF4254 domain-containing protein: MLRSAHALAELHERRAQVRDPMLVSEIDCRRSELVDDINDWVGQELPQHRNGAALHTESLGAVVDRMARSWVEANQVIDHEGAASDNTHKHWYHLAELVDGYTDLVFDVAGGRRRLPEQ; this comes from the coding sequence CTGCTGCGCTCGGCGCACGCGCTCGCGGAGTTGCACGAACGCCGCGCCCAGGTACGGGATCCCATGCTGGTTTCCGAGATCGATTGCCGCCGGAGTGAACTCGTCGACGATATCAACGACTGGGTGGGACAGGAACTGCCGCAGCATCGCAACGGGGCTGCGTTGCACACCGAAAGCCTGGGGGCCGTTGTGGATCGCATGGCCCGGAGCTGGGTCGAAGCCAATCAGGTGATAGACCATGAGGGCGCGGCCAGCGATAATACCCATAAACACTGGTACCATCTCGCCGAACTCGTCGACGGCTACACTGATCTCGTATTCGACGTGGCCGGAGGCCGTCGCCGTTTACCAGAACAATGA
- a CDS encoding helix-turn-helix domain-containing protein: MAGKRTVLTVRLRRLAAMLHEMRETAGLSKEVVSSKTGINVTTLYRIETAQARPQRRTLTAMLDLYKIGEPQRSDALQLLVDALKPGMARSFEDAVSEVYGAYINFEAEALSARFFQSTYIPGLLQTSAYADAVYDTTMPKISEQVREQRIRARIERSRVLTKDDPLELWVVLDEAVIRRLVGGPAVMREQFDQLVMHTEKRNVILQILPFDAGAHPGMLGSFTLLDFPDPADPELVYVEGIASDELIEGHPEVRRYGVMFDQLRAMALSPRDSLNMIQQTMMTLG, translated from the coding sequence ATGGCTGGGAAGCGCACCGTGCTTACCGTCCGTTTGCGCAGACTCGCGGCAATGCTGCACGAGATGCGCGAGACCGCGGGTCTCAGCAAAGAGGTGGTCAGCAGCAAGACCGGTATCAACGTCACCACGCTGTACCGCATCGAAACCGCTCAGGCCAGGCCACAGCGCCGCACGCTGACCGCGATGCTGGACCTCTACAAGATCGGCGAACCACAGCGTTCAGATGCCTTGCAGTTGCTGGTGGACGCGCTCAAGCCCGGCATGGCGCGCTCGTTCGAGGACGCCGTCTCCGAGGTGTACGGCGCCTACATCAACTTCGAAGCCGAGGCGCTCTCGGCGCGGTTCTTCCAATCCACCTACATCCCGGGCCTGCTACAGACCTCCGCCTACGCCGACGCCGTCTACGACACCACCATGCCCAAGATCTCGGAACAGGTGCGGGAACAGCGAATTCGCGCCCGCATTGAGCGTTCGCGGGTACTCACCAAGGACGATCCGCTGGAACTGTGGGTGGTGCTCGACGAGGCCGTCATCCGGCGGCTGGTCGGCGGGCCGGCCGTCATGCGCGAACAGTTCGACCAGCTCGTCATGCACACCGAGAAGCGCAATGTGATCCTGCAGATCCTGCCCTTCGACGCCGGCGCACACCCCGGGATGCTGGGATCCTTCACCCTGCTGGACTTTCCCGACCCCGCCGACCCGGAGCTGGTGTACGTGGAGGGCATCGCCAGCGACGAACTCATCGAGGGCCACCCCGAGGTCCGCCGCTACGGGGTGATGTTCGATCAGTTGCGGGCCATGGCGCTGAGCCCGCGCGACTCGCTGAACATGATCCAGCAGACCATGATGACGCTCGGCTGA
- a CDS encoding AMP-binding protein produces the protein MCKQLESPVATLVPLRVSAESPAPHTDPAAVAVTAGNVTLTYAELDRWSNRLARMLLRLGAHPGARVAIAETPQLESIVARLAIAKTGATPVPFATETSSARVDFGVTTKAGRDRVTDSSRWLVLDERDTLVQYLTGSDAPLTDAELHRTRIAS, from the coding sequence ATGTGCAAGCAGCTCGAATCGCCGGTCGCCACCCTCGTTCCGCTGCGGGTGAGCGCGGAGTCTCCTGCACCGCACACCGATCCCGCCGCCGTCGCGGTCACCGCCGGCAATGTCACGCTGACCTACGCCGAACTCGATCGCTGGTCGAATCGCCTGGCGCGCATGCTGCTCCGCCTCGGCGCGCACCCGGGCGCCCGCGTCGCGATCGCGGAGACCCCGCAGCTGGAGTCGATCGTGGCCCGCCTGGCCATTGCCAAGACCGGCGCCACCCCCGTTCCGTTCGCCACCGAAACCTCCTCTGCCCGAGTGGATTTCGGTGTCACCACGAAGGCCGGCCGGGATCGGGTCACCGATTCGAGCCGCTGGCTGGTGCTGGACGAGCGCGACACCCTCGTGCAGTACCTGACCGGCTCCGACGCGCCGCTCACCGACGCGGAGCTCCATCGGACGCGGATCGCTTCCTGA